The following are encoded in a window of Nocardioides houyundeii genomic DNA:
- a CDS encoding heme o synthase: protein MTHVGPSASAAEQSRSSSDGTGAPGGGRATVRDVVGAYVGLTKPRVIELLLLTTVPVMFYAARGVPDLGLVVATVIGGALSAGSASAFNCVYDRDIDEQMRRTRRRALPRHIVTARSALVFATVLALLSTVVLALWVNWLSAGLSLLANAFYVLVYTMLLKRRTTQNIVWGGLAGCFPTLIGWTAVTDELAWTPIVLFMVVFFWTPPHTWALALRYREDYANVDVPMLPVVKPAAEVGRQIVIYSWVMVATSLLLWPVADTGIVYPVVAAVLGGVFLLEAHRMWGRAKRSDSLTDISPMRLFHSSNLYLSLLFVAVALDPLLF from the coding sequence GTGACGCACGTCGGCCCCTCGGCCTCGGCTGCTGAGCAGTCCCGCTCTTCCAGCGACGGCACCGGCGCCCCCGGTGGAGGACGTGCCACGGTCCGGGACGTGGTGGGGGCGTACGTCGGTCTCACCAAGCCGCGGGTGATCGAGCTGCTGCTGCTGACCACGGTGCCGGTGATGTTCTACGCCGCCCGCGGCGTCCCCGACCTCGGGCTGGTGGTCGCCACCGTGATCGGAGGCGCGCTGAGCGCAGGCTCGGCCAGCGCCTTCAACTGCGTCTACGACCGGGACATCGACGAGCAGATGCGGCGCACCCGACGCCGGGCACTTCCCCGGCACATCGTCACGGCCCGGTCCGCCCTGGTCTTCGCCACGGTGCTGGCGCTGCTGTCGACCGTGGTGCTCGCGCTGTGGGTCAACTGGCTCTCCGCCGGGCTGTCCCTGCTGGCCAACGCGTTCTACGTGCTGGTCTACACGATGCTGCTCAAGCGGCGTACCACCCAGAACATCGTCTGGGGCGGCCTCGCCGGCTGCTTCCCGACCCTGATCGGCTGGACGGCGGTCACCGACGAGCTGGCCTGGACCCCGATCGTGCTGTTCATGGTGGTCTTCTTCTGGACCCCGCCGCACACCTGGGCGCTGGCGCTGCGCTACCGAGAGGACTACGCGAACGTCGACGTCCCGATGCTGCCGGTGGTCAAGCCGGCCGCCGAGGTCGGCCGCCAGATCGTGATCTACAGCTGGGTGATGGTGGCGACCTCGCTGCTGCTGTGGCCGGTGGCCGACACCGGGATCGTCTACCCGGTGGTCGCGGCCGTGCTCGGAGGAGTCTTCCTGCTGGAGGCGCACCGGATGTGGGGGCGGGCCAAGCGCTCGGACAGCCTCACCGACATCTCACCGATGAGGTTGTTCCACAGCTCGAACCTCTACCTGTCGCTGCTCTTCGTCGCGGTGGCCCTGGACCCGCTGCTGTTCTGA